A single Natrialba magadii ATCC 43099 DNA region contains:
- a CDS encoding ATP-binding protein, whose amino-acid sequence MPSSPGSDAESQVHTRIRQQEAVAELGQQALETDDLDHLMEEAVTVVAETLDVEYAKVLQLLPGGDDVFLRQGVGWRNDLVGNATVPADLDSQAGYTLLSEEPIIVDDLSIDERFSGPALLTSHNVVSGISVIIGSVEDPWGVFGTHTTEKRSFTEHDANFVKSVANVLASAIANRKTRNELEEMHSRISDAFYSLNENGDFTYLNDRAKELIDFTDEGLVGNHVWDTFEWAADSKLRTEYERAMETQEPTSFEFYYPEPLDTWFEVNAYPSETGLSVYFRDITDRKVREAEFRMVAENIGEIIWITDPETMAYQYISPSFDDIWGVSRQRLYHDPSSYLQWVHPEDRERVRTNFNNLPDEPLDETFRVVRPDDEIRWLRVRGKRVENDEGITRVIGIGQDLTERKAYEHKLEESNERLEQFAYAASHDLQEPLRMVSSYLQLIESRYANELGDDGEEFLEFAIDGADRMREMIDALLEYSRVDTQGDPLEPVDLDRLLEDVQTDLQIQLEESNAIVTTDDLPWIKGDDSQLRQVFQNLLSNAIMYSGDGPPEIHVEATYQGRMWEVSVHDEGIGIDPEQQDRVFEVFHRLHGQEEYSGTGIGLALCRRIIERHGGEIWVESEPGEGSTFSFTLPAADP is encoded by the coding sequence ATGCCATCATCACCGGGCTCAGATGCGGAGTCACAAGTCCATACACGCATCCGTCAACAGGAGGCCGTTGCCGAACTGGGACAGCAGGCGCTCGAGACTGATGATCTGGACCACTTGATGGAGGAGGCAGTCACTGTTGTCGCTGAGACCCTCGATGTCGAGTATGCAAAGGTTCTCCAGTTGCTTCCCGGTGGTGACGACGTCTTTCTCCGTCAAGGCGTCGGCTGGCGCAATGACCTCGTCGGGAATGCGACAGTTCCTGCTGATCTCGACTCACAGGCAGGGTACACACTCCTCTCCGAAGAGCCGATTATTGTCGATGACCTCTCCATTGATGAGCGGTTCTCTGGCCCGGCGTTGCTCACCAGCCACAACGTTGTCAGCGGGATCAGCGTCATCATTGGGTCAGTTGAAGACCCATGGGGCGTTTTTGGAACCCATACGACCGAGAAGCGATCGTTTACCGAACACGACGCAAACTTCGTCAAAAGCGTCGCCAACGTGCTCGCCTCGGCTATCGCGAACAGGAAAACACGAAACGAACTCGAGGAGATGCACAGTCGCATCTCGGATGCGTTTTACTCACTCAACGAAAATGGGGATTTCACGTACCTCAACGACCGTGCGAAAGAGTTAATCGATTTTACAGACGAGGGCCTCGTTGGTAACCACGTCTGGGACACGTTCGAGTGGGCAGCCGACTCGAAACTCAGAACGGAGTACGAACGAGCGATGGAAACACAGGAACCGACCTCGTTCGAGTTTTACTATCCTGAGCCACTCGATACATGGTTCGAAGTCAACGCGTATCCATCTGAAACAGGTCTCTCAGTCTACTTCCGCGACATTACGGATCGAAAGGTGCGCGAAGCGGAGTTTCGGATGGTCGCGGAGAACATCGGAGAAATCATCTGGATAACCGATCCAGAAACGATGGCATATCAGTACATTAGCCCCTCATTCGACGATATCTGGGGTGTTAGTCGACAGCGGCTGTACCATGACCCAAGTTCATATCTCCAATGGGTCCACCCAGAAGATCGCGAACGCGTCCGCACGAACTTCAATAACCTTCCGGATGAGCCGCTTGATGAGACGTTCCGAGTCGTGAGACCTGACGACGAAATTCGGTGGCTCCGCGTCCGAGGGAAACGCGTCGAGAACGACGAGGGAATCACTCGAGTGATTGGTATTGGTCAAGACCTCACCGAACGCAAAGCGTACGAGCACAAACTCGAAGAGTCAAACGAACGACTCGAGCAGTTTGCCTACGCCGCCAGCCACGATCTACAGGAACCGTTGCGGATGGTCTCGAGTTATCTCCAGCTCATTGAGAGTCGGTACGCAAACGAACTCGGCGACGACGGTGAAGAGTTCCTCGAGTTCGCCATCGACGGAGCCGACCGGATGCGAGAAATGATCGACGCGCTCCTCGAATATTCGCGAGTGGATACACAGGGTGATCCGTTAGAACCGGTCGATTTGGATCGGCTCCTCGAGGACGTCCAAACGGATCTTCAGATACAACTCGAGGAGAGTAATGCAATAGTCACCACTGACGACCTACCGTGGATCAAAGGTGATGACAGTCAGCTACGGCAAGTCTTCCAAAATCTGCTGAGTAATGCGATTATGTACAGCGGTGATGGGCCGCCTGAGATTCACGTTGAGGCCACTTACCAGGGGCGGATGTGGGAGGTCTCAGTCCACGATGAAGGGATTGGAATCGATCCTGAGCAGCAAGATCGCGTCTTCGAGGTGTTTCACCGTCTCCACGGTCAGGAAGAGTACTCCGGAACTGGGATTGGACTGGCACTCTGTCGGCGCATCATCGAACGTCACGGGGGTGAGATCTGGGTTGAGTCCGAGCCGGGTGAGGGTTCAACATTCTCGTTTACACTTCCAGCTGCCGATCCCTGA
- a CDS encoding DUF7475 family protein translates to MCAKHTTGTGSLFEWPANPIGYVAIIMALITGVLHLIASTNAIEMSEILALLFILNGLGFIGGAILYVTRYWQPWLFLVAAIYSIVTILALFPVQGWGVEAFYMQGSINPIAVITKAAEAILAVCALYLYAGTR, encoded by the coding sequence ATGTGTGCGAAGCATACAACAGGGACGGGATCGCTCTTTGAGTGGCCAGCAAACCCGATCGGGTACGTTGCCATCATTATGGCACTCATAACAGGAGTGCTCCACTTGATAGCATCAACAAACGCGATTGAAATGAGTGAGATATTAGCTCTCCTCTTTATTTTGAACGGGCTCGGCTTCATTGGCGGAGCGATCCTCTACGTCACGCGATATTGGCAACCGTGGTTGTTCCTCGTTGCCGCCATCTACTCGATCGTAACGATTCTGGCGCTCTTCCCTGTACAAGGGTGGGGCGTGGAGGCGTTCTATATGCAGGGGAGTATCAATCCGATCGCAGTGATTACTAAGGCCGCCGAAGCCATTCTCGCAGTCTGTGCCCTCTATCTCTACGCCGGGACGCGGTAA
- a CDS encoding DUF7344 domain-containing protein, translating to MIRIESLDLVFDLLSKERRRYALYYLEQEDGPVPIDELAEQVSEWETSGGQLSIPDEMFKDVEMSLYHSDLPKAAEATYVEYDSEEGVVEVTGTPPEVDAIITVAKVIERPDRNP from the coding sequence GTGATTAGAATAGAATCGTTAGATCTGGTATTTGATCTTCTAAGCAAAGAGCGGCGACGGTACGCGTTGTATTATCTTGAGCAAGAGGACGGTCCAGTTCCAATAGATGAACTCGCTGAACAAGTTTCTGAGTGGGAAACGAGTGGCGGACAACTCTCAATTCCGGACGAAATGTTCAAAGACGTTGAAATGAGCCTCTACCATAGTGATTTGCCGAAAGCAGCTGAAGCAACGTACGTTGAGTATGACTCTGAAGAGGGCGTAGTAGAAGTAACCGGCACACCCCCTGAGGTAGACGCTATCATCACTGTGGCCAAGGTCATTGAACGACCAGACCGCAATCCGTAG